The following are from one region of the Salinirussus salinus genome:
- a CDS encoding 50S ribosomal protein L5: MSSESEDSADFHEMREPRIEKVVVHMGVGQGGRDLGNAEEILAEVAGQQPVRTTADRTLQAFDIREGDPIGAKVTLRGAEAHDFLETALPLAELSRSQFDETGNVSFGVEEHTDFPSQEYDPTTGIYGLDVTVNLVRPGYRVAKRDKATRQIPSGHRLDPEDAARYIETTFDVEVSE, translated from the coding sequence ATGAGCAGCGAAAGTGAGGATAGCGCGGACTTCCACGAGATGCGCGAGCCGCGCATCGAGAAGGTCGTCGTCCACATGGGCGTCGGCCAGGGCGGCCGCGACCTCGGCAACGCCGAGGAGATCCTCGCGGAGGTGGCGGGCCAGCAGCCGGTCCGGACCACGGCAGACCGGACGCTGCAGGCGTTCGACATCCGCGAGGGCGACCCCATCGGCGCGAAGGTAACCCTTCGCGGCGCCGAGGCCCACGACTTTCTGGAGACGGCGCTGCCGCTCGCGGAGCTCTCGCGGTCGCAGTTCGACGAGACGGGCAACGTCAGCTTCGGAGTCGAGGAACACACCGACTTCCCGAGCCAGGAGTACGACCCGACGACGGGCATCTACGGGCTGGACGTGACGGTCAACCTCGTCCGGCCGGGCTACCGCGTCGCCAAGCGGGACAAGGCGACCCGCCAGATCCCCTCGGGCCACCGGCTCGACCCCGAGGACGCCGCCCGGTACATCGAGACGACCTTCGACGTGGAGGTGAGCGAATGA
- a CDS encoding 30S ribosomal protein S14: MSESEEDTDAAYDTGEQAAKRTEQLRECQRCGREQGLVGKYDIWLCRQCFREVSRSMGFKKYS; the protein is encoded by the coding sequence ATGAGCGAATCAGAGGAGGACACCGACGCCGCCTACGACACCGGCGAGCAGGCAGCCAAACGCACCGAACAGCTCCGCGAGTGCCAGCGCTGTGGCCGCGAGCAGGGACTGGTCGGCAAGTACGACATCTGGCTGTGTCGACAGTGCTTCCGCGAGGTGTCCCGGAGCATGGGCTTCAAGAAATACTCATGA